Below is a genomic region from Granulicella sp. L56.
CATCTCAACCGGAGCGAAGCGGAGTGGAGAGACCCCTGTATTTCGCCTTTGCCCAGAATCCGGACAGATCCATCAAGCAATAAGTTTTCTATCCAACTGATTCCAAGCCAGTTATAAAATATATTTCCAAGAACAAAGGCAAAAACACGTGTCAAGCCCCAAAACCATCTAACTCAAAGAAAATAAACCATATAGCGATTGCAAAAGAGTTTTATCCCATTCATTACACTAAAAGAGTAGACAAATATCTGAAAGATCGAAACCGGAAAAATCAGACTAACTCGTTTAGATAGAATATTTTACCGATAAACCTTTAGGAATGAATATTTTGCAGGATTTAATTCTCGCAAAATCATAAAACAAAAAGACTTACGCCCAAAGTACCCCCGGGGGGTGGGGTGACACTGGAGAACATAACCCGGCTGCACGATAGACTTAGTTCATGGAAGTTCTGTACGGTCTTCATCCAGTCGAGGAGGCCATCCGTTCCGGTTCGCGCCAGCTTGACCACGTAAGCGTCGCCCGCGAGCGTCGCGACGAACGCCTTGAGCGTCTCATCCAACTCTGCCGCACCGCAGGCATCCGCGTCGCGCTTGAGCCTCGCGATCAACTCACCCGCATTGCAAAGACAGACATGCATCAGGGCGTGCTCGCACTCGTCAAGGAACGCCAGTTTCTCGGCGTCGAAGACCTTCTGGCCCGCAAAGAAGAAGGACAGCACCGCTTCTTCCTCGCGCTCGATGGCGTCGAAGATCCCCACAATCTCGGCGCTCTCCTTCGTACCGCCGACGGAGCCGGAGTTGACGGAGTCATCCTGCCCGAGCGCCGCTCCGCTCCGGTCACCGCGACGGTGGCGAAGACCTCTGCCGGAGCCTCGGAGCATGTCCGCATCGCCCGCGTGACCAACCTCGTCCGCGCCCTCGAACAGATGAAGCAAAAGCACGTCTGGGTCCTCGGCCTCGACGAGCGCGGAACACCGGACTATACCGAGTTCGACTTCAAGATCGATTGCGTCCTTGTAC
It encodes:
- the rlmB gene encoding 23S rRNA (guanosine(2251)-2'-O)-methyltransferase RlmB; amino-acid sequence: MEVLYGLHPVEEAIRSGSRQLDHVSVARERRDERLERLIQLCRTAGIRVALEPRDQLTRIAKTDMHQGVLALVKERQFLGVEDLLARKEEGQHRFFLALDGVEDPHNLGALLRTADGAGVDGVILPERRSAPVTATVAKTSAGASEHVRIARVTNLVRALEQMKQKHVWVLGLDERGTPDYTEFDFKIDCVLVLGSEGAGLHDLVKKTCDHLLRIPMAGQVSSLNVSVAGAVVMYEAMRQRRPPAEKPAKKPEKARKGLGS